A genomic stretch from Oncorhynchus gorbuscha isolate QuinsamMale2020 ecotype Even-year linkage group LG20, OgorEven_v1.0, whole genome shotgun sequence includes:
- the LOC124006960 gene encoding zinc finger protein 665-like codes for MAKSKDLKVFLESSLNEIFKATVSDILDSVDQTLSEYKGKIEIIESENEDLKRRLHEQDNKDSIVKDPESNQDVVHLPDLSRKTCSSRSSVSQSHKPIKTQGDERRSSRRQHKGKIPQSIGSVSIMDPAAQQEPECLKNIPDTAVSTLIFKNIKTEPDMEDDYAIDLSKPPSPLNLASKQIKMESAELSYIIPEEYDEHFQSPLDTDVDSRDSDSDVKVTIVSDIHMEMGDDEGGHFVESEERLCHNDTGESEPEEDSFLAYYPDTGTDPAGTTGEDILPTLNSHATEPSKNTQGFYNCTQCEKTFSRVSSLNIHMRNHSGEKAHCCNYCGKRFGRADLLKSHKRTHTGERPFSCNLCGKNYSHPGQLRIHKRVHTGERPYCCPHCGKRFSEHNQLKVHLRTHTGERPYSCTVCTKTFSNAGNLRIHQRIHTGEKPYCCVQCGKRFNGMGDLKTHYRIHTGERPYHCDLCEKTFSQAGHLTIHKRMHTGEKPYTCSECGKSFSVASSLKLHLRTHTGEKLFSCSYCGKSFSRSGHLKRHEQVHTKEKIYPCDLCGKTYTDQSSLKKHQKTHGDEEMRTEEIEGSTSGTDVPHNLEIKIED; via the exons ATGGCAAAGTCAAAAGACTTAAAAGTGTTTTTGGAGTCGTCTCTGAACGAGATTTTTAAAGCCACAGTAAGTGACATATTGGACTCAGTGGACCAAACGTTGTCTGAGTAcaagggcaaaatagaaataattGAAAGTGAGAATGAGGATCTTAAACGAAGGCTGCACGAACAAGACAATAAGGATTCGATCGTAAAGG ACCCTGAAAGTAACCAGGACGTGGTTCACCTCCCAGACTTATCAAGGAAGACATGTTCCAGCCGTTCATCTGTCAGCCAATCCCATAAGCCAATCAAAAcacagggtgatgaaaggaggagctCCAGGAGACAGCACAAGGGCAAGATACCTCAGAGCATAGGGTCTGTCTCCATTATGGATCCAGCAGCTCAGCAGGAACCAGAATGCCTCAAAAACATCCCAGACACTGCGGTTTCCACCCTCATTTTCAAAAACATAAAGACAGAACCTGATATGGAGGATGACTATGCTATAGACCTCTCAAAACCACCATCTCCTCTCAACCTGGCATCTAAGCAAATTAAGATGGAGAGTGCTGAGTTGAGCTATATCATTCCGGAAGAGTATGATGAACATTTTCAGTCACCACTGGACACAGATGTGGACTCTAGAGACAGCGACAGTGATGTCAAAGTCACCATAGTGTCTGACATTCACATGGAGATGGGAGACGATGAGGGTGGCCATTTTGTTGAATCGGAGGAAAGGCTGTGTCACAATGATACTGGAGAGTCTGAGCCAGAAGAAGATTCTTTCTTGGCATACTACCCTGACACGGGAACTGACCCTGCTGGGACGACAGGGGAGGACATTTTACCAACTCTGAACTCTCACGCTACAGAGCCCTCTAAAAACACACAAGGCTTTTACAACTGCACCCAGTGTGAGAAGACATTTAGTCGAGTGAGCTCCCTCAACATTCACATGAGGAATCATAGTGGCGAGAAGGCCCACTGCTGCAACTACTGCGGCAAACGCTTTGGCCGGGCAGACCTGCTCAAGTCTCACAAGCgcactcacacaggagagagaccgtTCAGCTGCAACCTCTGTGGGAAGAACTACAGTCACCCGGGCCAACTCAGAATACACAAGCGTGTTCATACGGGAGAGAGACCGTACTGCTGCCCACATTGTGGGAAGCGCTTCAGTGAACACAACCAGCTTAAAGTCCACTTAagaactcacacaggagagaggccaTACAGTTGCACTGTCTgcaccaaaacatttagcaacgCAGGTAACCTGAGAATAcatcagagaatacacacaggggaaaaGCCTTACTGCTGTGTACAGTGTGGCAAGAGGTTCAATGGTATGGGGGACCTCAAAACACATTACAGGATTCATACAGGGGAGAGGCCGTACCACTGTGACCTGTGTGAGAAGACCTTCAGCCAGGCAGGCCACCTCACCATACACAAGCGGATGCACACGGGAGAGAAACCATACACGTGCTCAGAGTGTGGTAAAAGCTTCAGCGTGGCGAGCAGCCTCAAGCTGCACCTGAGGACTCATACAGGGGAGAAACTCTTCAGCTGCTCTtactgtgggaagagcttcagtaGGTCTGGCCATCTGAAAAGGCACGAACAGGTCCACACCAAGGAGAAGATCTACCCCTGTGACCTGTGTGGGAAGACCTACACTGACCAGTCATCCCTCAAAAAGCACCAGAAGACTcatggagatgaggagatgaggactGAGGAGATTGAGGGCAGTACCAGTGGGACTGATGTTCCCCATAACCTGGAAATAAAGATTGAGGACTAA